The Neisseria macacae ATCC 33926 genome contains the following window.
TTTTCGATAACGATTTAAGTGTATTAAGCCAATTTTCTCGAAATAAACGAAAAACTTGGAAAGAAGCAATTTCCGATCTTATAAAACAATTACCTACAGAGTTTACTCTTGATAGTCTCTATAAATATAAACAAGACTTATCAGAACTGTTTCTAAGAAATGAACATATTGAAGAAAAAATTAGGCAAACAGTTCAGATTCTTGAAAAAAATGGTGATATAGAACGTCTTGATAGAGGGTATTACAGAAAGATCAGAGTATAAGGGGGATTGCTTGTGCACATGTGTTTTATAATTTTAGATAGTTAATGATACATATGCTAAACAACGTGAATGATTTGCGGCTGTTTTTTGATAACGATTTGAATTTTTTGAAGCAGTTTGCGAAATGATTGTGCAGGCTGCCTAAAAATAAAAAAGCGCCTGCACCGCAGAAAGCTAAATCATGAAACGCTATGTCGCCCCATCCATTTGCTATGCGTTTGCTGTTACGCTGTGGCTGCTGTCCATCTATTGCGAAAATCGCTCTTTGGCGTTGGCTGATTTGAAAACTCTGACCGGCGACGATGTGGAAGGTGCAATAAGATGGTCGAATTACGGATTTGGCGCATTTGCCGTATCCTGTTTTGCCACCGCGATCGGCAGTTGGTTGATGCCGTGGTTTAAAAGCTGGGAGCGTGTGGCGTTTGCAGTGAGTGTCACCTTAGGCTATACCTTGTTGGCGTGGTTCGTAACAATATTATTGATTTGATTGCATAAGGTGTGAAAAGGCTACCTGAAAGCAACAGCTTCAATAAAGTGAAAAAGCAGACTACACGCCAACATAAACAGGTCGTCTGAAAATAAAATCTGATAAAAAGTTAATTAGTTGATTGAGAACATAACATGCAATTCTCCTACTCATGGCTGAAAACCCAAGCCGATACCGAACTTTCCGCCGATAAGCTGGAACATTTGTTAACCATGTCCGGCTTGGAAGTGGAAGAGGCCGAGACTGCCGCCCCTGCGTTTACAGGCGTGGTAATTGCTGAAGTGAAATCCGTTGAAAAACATCCTGATGCCGACCGTTTGAACGTTACCCAAGTCGATGCGGGGACGGGCGAGTTGGTACAGATTGTGTGCGGTGCGCCGAATGTGAAAGCGGGCATCAAAGTGCCGTGTTCGCTGCCGGGCGCGGTGTTGCCGGGCAATTTCAAAATCAAGCCGACCAAGATGCGCGGCGTGGTGTCGAACGGGATGTTGTGTTCCACCGATGAACTCGGTCTGCCTGACGACGGTGTGAACGGCCTGCACATTCTGCCGCAAGACGCTCCCGTCGGTGCAAACATCCGTGAATATTTGGATTTGGATGATACGGTGTTCACGCTGAAAATCACGCCGAACCGTGCCGACTGCCTGAGCATCAAAGGCATTGCGCGTGAAGTGTCCGCATTGACGGGTTGCGCGTTCAAGCAGCCTGCAATCCATCCCGTGTCAATCACGGGTAGCCGCAAACAGCCCGTGCAGATTGATGCGCCTGCCGATTGCGGCCGCTTTATCAGCCGCGTGATTGAAAACGTGAACGCGCGCGCCGCCACGCCGGATTGGATGAAGCAGCGTTTGGAGCGCAGCGGCATCCGCAGTATTTCCGCGCTGGTGGACATTGGCAATTATGTGATGTTGGAAATCGGTCAGCCGATGCATGTTTTTGATGCCGACAAACTTTCAGGCAGCCTGCACATCCGCCGTGCGTGTGAAGGTGAAACGCTGGAATGCCTGAACGAGAAAACCGTGTCTCTGTCTGAAAACACGCTGGTAGTGGCCGATGAAAAAGGCGCGTTGAGCTTGGCGGGTCTGATGGGCGGCACGGCAAGCGCGGTTTCAGACGACACACAAAATATCGTGCTGGAAGCGGCTTGGTTTGCGCCTGAAATCATCGCCGGCAAATCGCGCCAGTACGGTTTTGGCTCGGATTCGTCGTTCCGCTTTGAGCGCGGCGTGGATTACCGTTTGCAGGCTGACGCCATCGAACGCGCTACCGAATTGGTTTTGCAAATCTGCGGTGGTGCGGCGGGCGAAATGGTGGAAGCGTTGGGCGAATTGCCTGAAACCAAGCAGGTCGAATTGCGTTTGGGTCGTCTGAAAACCGTGTTGGGCGTGGACATTTCCGCCGAACAGGTGGAAACCATTTTGCAGCACTTGGGCTTGCAGCCTGAAAAAACGGCGGAAGGCTTCCGCGTTACCGCGCCAAGCTTCCGTTTCGACATCGAAATCGAAGCTGATTTGATTGAAGAAATCGGCCGCGTGTACGGCTATGAAAACATCCCCGATGATTACACGTCAGGCCGTCTGAAAATGCTGGCGCTGCCCGAAACACGTCGTCCGCGTTTTGCCGTTTATAACGAAATGGCGGCACGCGGCTACCGCGAAGTGGTCAGCTACGCCTTTGTCGATGAACAGTGGGAACACGATTTTGCCGCCAACGCCGACCCCATCCGCCTGCAAAACCCGCTGGCGGCGCAATATGCCGTGATGCGTTCCACGCTCATCGGCGGTTTGGTGGAAATTCTGCAAAACAACCTGAACCGCAAGCAAAACCGCGTGCGCGTGTTTGAAATCGCCCGCGTGTTCAGCAAAGGTTCAGACGGCCAGTTTGTACAAAACGAACGCATCGGCGGCCTGTGGTACGGCGCGGCGATGCCCGAGCAATGGGGCGAGAAAACGCGCAACGCGGATTTTTACGACATCAAGGCGGATGTGGAAAATCTGTTGAAAAACAAAGCGGTTGAGTTCGTTAAAACCGAACATCCCGCCCTGCATCCCGGCCGCGCCGCCAATATCGTTTCAGACGGCCAAGTCATCGGCTTTGTCGGCGAATTGCATCCGAAGTGGCTGCAAAAATACGACTTGCCGCAAGCACCGCTAGTATTTGAAATCGACATGGCAGCGGTGTTGGAGCGCGAAAAAACGCGTTATCAGACAGTATCGAAATTTCAGCCGGTGCGCAGGGATTTGGCGTTTGTGATGCCTGAAACCATGACCCATGATGATTTGTTGGCCGCTTTGAAAGGCGCGGCAAACAAGTTGGTACAGGAAATCAGCGTGTTTGACGTGTATCGCGGCACGGGCCTGCCTGAAGGGATGAAGAGCATGGCGGTCAAAGTGATTTTGCAGGATATGGAAAACACGCTGACGGATGAAACAGTCGAGCCGGTTATCGGAAAACTGATTGACGCGGCAACTGCTGCGGGAGCGCAACTTCGCAGCTAAAAAATAAATATTCGCTTGAATTTTAAATAGAAATTGGTAATAATCTGCACCTGTTACAACAGAAGGTAATAATATGACATTAACTAAAGCCGAATTGGCCGATATTTTGGTAGATAAAGTCAGCAATGTAACCAAAAACGATGCCAAAGAAATCGTCGAACTCTTTTTTGAAGAAATCCGTAGCACTTTGGCACGCGGCGAAGAAATCAAAATTTCCGGTTTCGGTAATTTTCAGTTGCGCGACAAACCGCAGCGTCCCGGCCGTAATCCGAAAACCGGCGAAGAAGTACCGATTACCGCCCGCCGCGTAGTAACTTTCCATGCCAGCCAAAAACTCAAAGGCATGGTGGAGCATTACTATGACAAACAACGCTAATCCCGTTATTCCTGCAAAACGTTATTTCTCGCTGGACGAAATGTGCGAATTGGTGCAAATCAGCCCGTCACAATTTGCCCAGTGGCAACATGAGAACGGTATCGTTGTCGGTTACGGCGGCGATCGTTACACCCGTTCCGATGTGGTGAAGCTTTTGAAGCTGAAAGATACCTTTGCGCCTTATGTCGACCGCTTCAGTCGTGATTCTTTGGATGCAAACGGTCATCCTGCTGCAAAGGCAGAAGAGGTTAGGGATAGCCTGAATCAAATCTTGGCAGATTTGGAAGCGCATTCATAATCGCCATTTCGTATTTCTGCGAAAAATAAAAAAAACCGACCTTTGAGAGGTTGGTTTTTTTATTGATGATGAAAAGATTAACAATACACTTTTATGCCAATTTGTCAGCCGAAGAAAACGCAAGTGATACGAAGCCGGTCGCGGCTTCAGGAAATTGTTTTTCCAGAGTTTATACTCGATATATAGTGGATTAACTTTAAATCAGGACAAGGCGACGAAGCCGCAGACAGTACAGATAGAGACCTTTGCAAAATTCCTTTTCCCCCAACAGCCAAAACCCAAACACAGGTTTTCGGCTGTTTCCGCCCCAATCACTCCCGATTCTACCCAAATGCCCCCTTAATCCTCCCCGGACGCCTCATAATCAGGCATCCAGGCCACCTTTTAGGCAGCAACAGGCACACTTAGCCTGTTGGCCGCTTTCAACAGGTTCAAACACATCGCTTTCAGATGACTTTGCGCACTCACTTTAATCAGTCCGAAATAGGCTGCCCGGGCGTAGCGGAATTTACGGTGCAGCGTCCCAAAGCTCTGTTCGACCACATAACGGGTCTTCGACAAATATCGGTTACGTTTAGTTTGCACTTCCGTCAGCGGACGGTTGCGGTGGGCTTTGCGCATAATGCCGTCCAGCAACTGATGCTCTTTCAGATGTTGCCGGTTTTCCTTACTGTCATAGCCTTTATCGGCATAGACGGTCGTACCTTTGGCTATACCTTCCAGCAAAGGCGACAGGTGGTTGCACTCATGGGTATTGGCGGGGGTAATGTGCAGTTTCTCGATATAGCCTTCCTCATCGGTACGGGTATGTTGTTTGTAACCGAGTTTGTAGAGGCCGTTTTTCTTTGTCCAGCGGGCATCTTTATCCTTACTCGGTGTGGTTTGGCCGCTGACTTGTCCTTCTTCATCGACTTCTATGGCCTGACGCTGTTTGCTGCCGGCGGTCTGAATAATGGTGGCATCAATGACGGCGGCGGATGCTTTCTCTACTTTTAGGTTTTTTTCGGTCAATTGTCGGTTAATCAATTCCAGCAGTTCGGACAGGGTGTCGTCTTGCGCCAGCCAGTTGCGGTAGCGGCATAAGATGCTGTAATCGGAGATGCTCAGTTCGTCAAAACGGCAAAACAGGTTGAAATCGATGCGGGTGATGAGGCTGTGTTCGAGTTCGGGATCGGAGAGGCTGTGCCATTGTCCGAGCAGGACGGCTTTGAACATGGACAACAGGGGATAGGCGGGACGGCCGCGGTGGTCTCGGAGGTAACGGGTTCTTTGACGGTTCAGATACTGTTCGATCGGTTGCCAATCAATCACCTGATCCAACTTCAATAATGGGAAGCGGTCGATGTGTTTGGCAATCATGGCTTGTGCGGTTTGCTGGAAGAAGGTGCTCATGGAAAATCCCCTAAATGTCTTGATGGGAATTTAGGGGATTTTGGGGAATTTTGCAAAGGTCTCAGATAGTACGGAACCGATTCACTTGGTGCTTCAGCACCTTAGAGAATTGTTCTCTTTGAGCTAAGGCGAGGCAACGTCGTACTGGTTTAAAGTTAATCCACTATATTATCTTCCGTTTTTTCTGTTGCATGAACAATCGAACGGGACGACTGCCATTAGTAAAAAGGTCGTCTGAAAACTTTCAGACGACCTTTGAGAAAGTTAGGTGTCCAATTCAAACTACGCATGTTATGTAAATAACACAGTGCTTTCTTGAAATATGAACAATCCTTTCTTAGGGGAAAGCTGTCTAAACTAAACCTTCAGGTAACCTTAACTCATTCTTTGACTTTTATCTGATAAAATTCTTTCTGGTTCATACTTTCAAACCAGCCTACTGCTCCTCTTACATAATAAGATATTTCAATCTTAATATCCTGCTTAGTTATTGGAGTTCCAGAAATATTCAATTTGTTATACCACATATTGGTAGGTGTTACAGTCAACCCCGAATTCGGAGGATCCATTTCCACATTGAAATGATTGGGATAAGCGCAGCATATTTGGTTCTTAATTCTATGAAATATGGCTTATTTAATTCTGCATCCGGTAATGCCTGAACTTTATGTTTGCCGGCAAAACAACCGGATAATGCTATTACAGTCGAAAAGATAAATACTTTCCTTATCATACTTAAAATAAGCTCCATAATTTACTGATATTTCACAAAGTTCTAAAATTAATTGCTCCAAAGCTGGCTTTTAGAAATTTTTCAGACGACCTTTTTGAAAGTTAGATTTTCAATTCACGTTTATTTTCTCTAAGTAAACAGATTTTAAATTTACTATTTCTTTTAACTTGTTGTATTGGTTAATTATCCTGCCCATTCGCGGCCTACCAACGGACTTTCCCATGCTATCCAGTGAGCCTTAAAGTTTGGTGTCGTTGCCCCAGCAAAATATTTGGCGAACTTATCAGTTGCACGACACGCTAGCCTTGTATCGCGTATTTGTTGATTTCAGCCAATTTTTTCAGAGTGTTGCTACAAAGATAGGGGGAGATTATCTTGTTGAAGTTACGTTTTCAGACGACCTCCTGAGACTAAACTCAATCCGCTACATCGATACACAAATATTTCAATTCCAAATATTCGTCCGCACCGTATTTGCTGCCTTCGCGTCCCAGCCCGCTGCGTTTCACGCCGCCGAACGGTGCCGCTTCATTGCTGATTAAGCCGGTATTGATGCCGACCATGCCGTATTCCAAGGCTTCGCCGACGCGCCATTGGCGGGCGGTATTGGAAGTGAAGAGGTAGGCCGCCAAACCGTATTCCGTATCGTTGGCGGCCGCGATGACTTCGGCTTCGGTTTCAAAGCAGAACACGGGACACAACGGCCCGAAGGTTTCTTCGCGCGCCACCGCCATTTGTGCCGTTACGCCGCTTAAGACGGTCGGTTCGAAAAACGTTCCGCCCAACGCGCTGCGTTTGCCGCCGGTCAGGCAGACCGCGCCTTTTGAGAGCGCGTCGGCGATGTGCTGCTCGACTTTCTCCACCGCTTTTTCCTCAATCAGCGGCCCTTGGTTGACGCCTTCATCCAAGCCGTTGCCCAATTTGAGCGCGGCTACTTTTTCACTTAATTTGCGGCAAAATTCGTCGTAAATGCCGGATTGAGCGTAAACACGGTTGGTGCAGACGCAGGTCTGGCCGCTGTTGCGGAACTTGCTGGCGAGCGCGCCTTCGACGGCTTTGTCCAACTCGGCATCGTCAAACACGATAAACGGCGCGTTGCCGCCCAGTTCCAAACTGAGTTTTTTAATGTCTGCCGCGCTGTCGGCAAAAATTTTCGCGCCGACTTCGGTCGAGCCGGTGAAGCTGATTTTGCGTACGGTTGGGTTCGTGGCAAATTCATGGCTGATTTCCGAAGCACGGCCGCTGACGACGGGGAGCAAATCCTGCGGCACGCCTGCTTCGTAAGCCAATAGCGCCAGCGCATACGCGCTCAGGGGCGTGAGCGACGCAGGTTTGACTATCATCGCGCAGCCAACCGCCAAAGCAGGCGCAGCCTTGCGCGCAATCATCGCGGACGGAAAGTTCCACGGCGTAATCGCGGCGGTAACGCCGACGGGCTGTTTCAACACGACCAGTTTTTGCGACGCTTTCACGCTCGTCAGCACATCGCCGTCAATCCGCCGCGCCTCTTCGGCAAACCAGCGCACAAACGAAGCCGCATAATCAATCTCGCCGCGCGCCTCGGTCAGGCTTTTGCCCTGTTCCATCGTCATGATGCGCGCCAGTTCTTCTTTGTTTTCCTTGATCAAAAAATACCAACGCCACAACACATCGGCGCGTTCCAACGCGGTTTTTGCCGCCCATAATTTTTGTGCAGCCTCCGCCTTTTGAATCAGTAGTTTGAGGTCGTCTGAACGAGTCGTGCGGACAAACGCCAAAGTCTCGCCCGTTGCCGGATTATCGACTTTGATACTGTCTGGAATCGGAAGAAAAGAAATATCGGGATGGTTTAACAATGATGCAAAAGAATTCATGCCTGCCCTCGTGTGTATAGATGATGGATGGAAGTCATTATTCTCTTCATAGGATAAAAGCGCAAACTGCTTGAGCAATTTGAGCCACATGAGAAGAGGAACCCAAAGTAGGTAGCTAAAAAGGTCGTCTGAAAATGTCTTATGGGCTTGGTTAGGACTTTTCGTTTGAATGGTAAGAAAGTGTTTTGACCGGCTGATAAGACATATTCAGGCAATTTTTATTTTTGAATTTCTTGTTTGCCTATATGGGTTATATAAAAATGGAATATTTTTATGTTAAACAACGGAATAGGTTTTTAAATCATTTTAACTATTGAATGCGGATATATCTGGCAAATGTTTGCATGCGCTTAAAAACTTGTTAAAATCTCAAAAAATTATACAAATAATAATCAAAATCATTATATTTATATTCCAATCTGACTTGCGGCAAAACCTTTCCGAAGTTGTCTGAACATTTTCAGACGACGCTGTCTGACATTCCGCCACACAAGGAATCCGTTATGAAGCCAGTCAAAGTCAACACCCTTGCCGCCTGCATCACCGCCATCGGTTTCTCTCCCATCATTTATGCTGCCGATAATACGCCGACCGTCATTCTCGATCCCGTTACCGTCAAAGGCACACGCAATAAAGATGAAATCGGTAAAAGCCGAGTTTA
Protein-coding sequences here:
- the pheT gene encoding phenylalanine--tRNA ligase subunit beta, with the translated sequence MQFSYSWLKTQADTELSADKLEHLLTMSGLEVEEAETAAPAFTGVVIAEVKSVEKHPDADRLNVTQVDAGTGELVQIVCGAPNVKAGIKVPCSLPGAVLPGNFKIKPTKMRGVVSNGMLCSTDELGLPDDGVNGLHILPQDAPVGANIREYLDLDDTVFTLKITPNRADCLSIKGIAREVSALTGCAFKQPAIHPVSITGSRKQPVQIDAPADCGRFISRVIENVNARAATPDWMKQRLERSGIRSISALVDIGNYVMLEIGQPMHVFDADKLSGSLHIRRACEGETLECLNEKTVSLSENTLVVADEKGALSLAGLMGGTASAVSDDTQNIVLEAAWFAPEIIAGKSRQYGFGSDSSFRFERGVDYRLQADAIERATELVLQICGGAAGEMVEALGELPETKQVELRLGRLKTVLGVDISAEQVETILQHLGLQPEKTAEGFRVTAPSFRFDIEIEADLIEEIGRVYGYENIPDDYTSGRLKMLALPETRRPRFAVYNEMAARGYREVVSYAFVDEQWEHDFAANADPIRLQNPLAAQYAVMRSTLIGGLVEILQNNLNRKQNRVRVFEIARVFSKGSDGQFVQNERIGGLWYGAAMPEQWGEKTRNADFYDIKADVENLLKNKAVEFVKTEHPALHPGRAANIVSDGQVIGFVGELHPKWLQKYDLPQAPLVFEIDMAAVLEREKTRYQTVSKFQPVRRDLAFVMPETMTHDDLLAALKGAANKLVQEISVFDVYRGTGLPEGMKSMAVKVILQDMENTLTDETVEPVIGKLIDAATAAGAQLRS
- a CDS encoding integration host factor subunit alpha; protein product: MTLTKAELADILVDKVSNVTKNDAKEIVELFFEEIRSTLARGEEIKISGFGNFQLRDKPQRPGRNPKTGEEVPITARRVVTFHASQKLKGMVEHYYDKQR
- a CDS encoding IS5 family transposase — its product is MSTFFQQTAQAMIAKHIDRFPLLKLDQVIDWQPIEQYLNRQRTRYLRDHRGRPAYPLLSMFKAVLLGQWHSLSDPELEHSLITRIDFNLFCRFDELSISDYSILCRYRNWLAQDDTLSELLELINRQLTEKNLKVEKASAAVIDATIIQTAGSKQRQAIEVDEEGQVSGQTTPSKDKDARWTKKNGLYKLGYKQHTRTDEEGYIEKLHITPANTHECNHLSPLLEGIAKGTTVYADKGYDSKENRQHLKEHQLLDGIMRKAHRNRPLTEVQTKRNRYLSKTRYVVEQSFGTLHRKFRYARAAYFGLIKVSAQSHLKAMCLNLLKAANRLSVPVAA
- a CDS encoding NAD-dependent succinate-semialdehyde dehydrogenase, producing the protein MNSFASLLNHPDISFLPIPDSIKVDNPATGETLAFVRTTRSDDLKLLIQKAEAAQKLWAAKTALERADVLWRWYFLIKENKEELARIMTMEQGKSLTEARGEIDYAASFVRWFAEEARRIDGDVLTSVKASQKLVVLKQPVGVTAAITPWNFPSAMIARKAAPALAVGCAMIVKPASLTPLSAYALALLAYEAGVPQDLLPVVSGRASEISHEFATNPTVRKISFTGSTEVGAKIFADSAADIKKLSLELGGNAPFIVFDDAELDKAVEGALASKFRNSGQTCVCTNRVYAQSGIYDEFCRKLSEKVAALKLGNGLDEGVNQGPLIEEKAVEKVEQHIADALSKGAVCLTGGKRSALGGTFFEPTVLSGVTAQMAVAREETFGPLCPVFCFETEAEVIAAANDTEYGLAAYLFTSNTARQWRVGEALEYGMVGINTGLISNEAAPFGGVKRSGLGREGSKYGADEYLELKYLCIDVAD